GAAGCGCACTGGGGCGGTTATGCTACGCGGGCGCGGGTGCGCTCCGAATGGGTGATTCCGCTGCCGCGCCGCCTGACGCCGCTGGAAGCGATGGCTATTGGCACGGCTGGTTTTACAGCGATGCTGTCGGTGATGGCGCTCGAAGCGCACGGATTAATACCTGACCAGGGTGAAGTTGTGGTAACCGGCGCCAGTGGCGGGGTAGGTAGCTTGGCGGTTGCCATCCTGGCGCATCTGGGGTACGACGTGGTAGCCTCCACCGGCAAGGCTGCGGCGCACGGATTGTTGCAGGCGCTGGGAGCTGCCCGGGTGATCGATCGGCAGGAGTTGGGACAGGGACCCAGGCGGCCGCTCGACTCCGGACGCTGGGCAGCAGCCATCGATACGGTGGGCGGTCCGACGCTGGCGGCCCTGCTCAGCCAGATCAAACGCCATGGTAGTGTGGCCGCCTGTGGTCTGGCCCAGAGCCATGCATTTACAACGACTGTTTTTCCATTTATTCTGCGCGGCGTAAACCTGCTGGGCATCGACTCGAACACCTGTCCCCAGGAACAACGACGCCGGGCCTGGCATCGGCTGACCCACGACCTGCCTAAAGATGCCCTGCATCGGGTCACGCGTGTGATTCCTCTCTCGGAGGTGCCGAAATGGAGCGAAGCCATGCTGGCCGGCAAAACGCAGGGACGCCTTGTGGTGGACGTGCAGACATAGCCGTGACGCGCTCGTTCTGGCAACGACGCCATCAAGCTGATCGGGTGGCCGACGTCGCGATTGTGGGTGGTGGCCTCATCGGAGGTGCCACGGCCTTCTGGTTGCACCGGCTTCGTCCTCATCTGCGACTGGTACTGCTCGAAGCCAAGGCCCTGGCTGAAGGGGCCAGCGGGCGCAATGCCGGCTTCATACTGCCCGGCGCTTCGGCAGACTTTTTAAAGGACTGCAGCCGCTATGGCGAAGCGCGAACGCGCAGGCTCTGGCAGTTCACCCGGGAGAATCGCCACCTGCTGCTGCGCGAACTGGATCCGGAGGCTTTTGACTGGGAAGATAGCGGAGCCCTGATCGTAGCTGGTTCGGCCCAAGAAGAAAGGCGACTGCAGGAAGCTGTCGCGCCACTCCGAAGTGAAGGTATTCCGGTTATTTTTCTGACCGCGGCAGAGGTCAACCGACGCCTCCAGGCCCGGGGATACCGGGGTGGACTGTACCTGCCGGAAGGCGGTTGCCTGGATCCTGTGGCGCTGGTGCGACACCTGGTTGCACGGAGCGAAGCGATAGTGCTGACGCACCATCCCGTGCTGGCCCTCTCCCCCTGTAACGGGGGCGTGTGTCTGGAGACCCCCTACGGAGTAGTACGGGCCGGACAGGTACTGCTGGCGCTAAATGCTTATCTACCCCAACTGCTGCCGGAGACGGCCGCCTATGTGCGCCCCGTGCGCGCGCAAATGCTGGCTACCGAGCCCACCAGGCCGCGCTGGGTGCCGTGTCCGGTCTATTCGCACGAAGGCTTCTTCTATCTGCGCCAGCTATCTGATGGTACTCTGCTGGTAGGGGGCGCACGGCACCTGCACCTCGAAGAGGAAGTAGGGTACAAAGATGAGACCACCGAAGCATTACAGGCCGATCTGGAGCGCTATCTGCATGCCTATTTTCCGCAAAGCAAAGGGTTGCAGGTGTGCTGCCGTTGGAGCGGTACGATGGGGTTCTCACCAGATGGGCTACCTGTCGTCGATCAGATCCCGGGCCTGGACGGTAGTTACTGGGTGGCTGGCTTTACCGGACACGGTATGGGGTACGGCTTCCGCATGGGACGGTTGCTGGCTGAGCTTCTACTGGGACATCCGTGTCCTGAAGCGTATGACCTGTTTGCCTCCAATGGAAGGCCTACCTTTCTGCCAGCAACGGGACCGTAAAGTGCGCCAATGACACCGGGTATTATGCGCTACTGGAATAAGCTGTTGGTCGCTCCAGTACTTATTTTTTTTGAGTGACCGTTTCGCTTCACGCAAAACGGAGAATATATGCGTCCTTTCCTGATATTCTTGTGCTGGTTCGGCCTGAGTCTGACGACGCAAGCGCAGACAGCTTTTCAGGGGAGCGTCTATTTGCTGGCCGGAATTCCTCAGGGAGCCTTTCGGGAAAACGTCGACAATGCCGGCTTTGGACTGGACTTTGATGTTGGCTGGCGCTTGCTGAATGCACCGGTATTTCTGGGAGCAGAGGCCGGCTTTATGATTTACGGCGTGGAGCGTCGGCGGGAACCCTTCAGCCTGACTATTCCGGATGTGACGGTAGACGTCGAAACCGTCAACAACATGGTCATGGGGCACCTGCTGATGCGTCTGCAGCCCAGCCTGGATCGACTCTGGCCTTTTGTGGAGGGACTTATCGGCGGTCGCTACTTTTACACGCGTACCACCATCAAAAGTGAGCAGCAACAGGAAATTGCGGCCTCCACCAATTATGAAGATGTGGCCCTCAGTTATGGCTATGGAGCTGGACTGGAAATTGAGCTTTATCGAAAGCCTGTGTCGAAGCGTATCCAGCGGTTTTTGATTCATCTGGGTGGCCGCTATCTCTATGGGTCAGAAGCCGAATATCTGCGCAGAGGGTCTATCCGGCGCGAAGGTGGGCAGGTAGTGTACGACGTATACCGGTCGCAGACGAATGTGCTGGTCTGGCGCTTCGGGGTGACGTTTCACTTCTGAACGTTCAGTACCAGATCAGCCCTTCTTCAGGGTCTCCCACGGACATTGCCTGGTGGTGGGTGTAGCGCCAGGCGGTCCACCAGGCCAGTAGTGCATCCACGTCGTGCCAGCTGGTAGGTGGTTCGGCACAGGGATGGGGCAGGAGCGGGAGTAGGTCATGGGCAAAGGATTCCGGGGGATCGCGTCGGTAGCGGGTCTGCAGATTTTCAGGCAGGCGGCGTTGGACGACCAGACGGGGATAGGTCTCCAGCACGGTACTGCCCCGGTGTTGCAGGTGATGGGCCAGGGTAATGGCGCGGGCAGTCAGGCCCCCCAGAAACAGGGGAGACATGGCTCCGGCCAGACGGTCAGCTGTGCGAAAGAAAAAATCGGGTGTTTCTTCGGAGTCCGGGTGGCAATAAGCACGGGGCAGGCTCAGGGGAGCATCGATGGCGATAAGGCGGGGTGGTTGTGACAGAAGCAACTGAGCCAGCCAGGCGTCGGCGTCGGTCAGGCGCGGGCAGGCGCGCAGATGTAGGCGGCCGTCGCGGCCATTCCAGGCGAGTACAGTGGTGCCGGCCGTGCGTGCCCCGAAGTCGAGGCCGCAGAGACTGTCGGGAGCTGGCGAAGGCATGGCATTTCTGCAGTTGATTCTGTAAGCTACACAATAATTCTCAGCAACCTGTAGGTCAAGCTGCCATGAAATCCGTTATTGCAATGCTCATACTGCTGGTAGGAAGTCCGATACAGGCCCAGTTGCTACCGGATACGCTCTGGAAACGTTACGAGGCGGTTGCCCAACGCATTGTCGCGGCGGCGCTGGCGGATAGTAGTGCTTTCGAGCGTCTGGCCTACCTGGTTGACACTTTTGGTCCGCGCTTCAGCGGTACGCCACAACTGGAACGAGCGATCGACTGGATACTGGAAAGCATGCGACAGGATGGCCTGGAAAATGTTCGTGGCGATACGGTGATGGTGCCACGCTGGGTTCGGGGGCGCGAGGCGCTGGAATTGCGGCATCCCTACCGGAAAAAGCTGGCTGTGCTGGGATTGGGTGGCAGTATCGCCACACCGGCGGACGGCATTGAGGCCGAAGTACTGGTAGTGCGTTCGTTTGATGAGCTGGAAGCGCGTCGCGACGAGGCGCGTGGGCGTATCGTGGTCTTTAACGTACCGTTTACAACGTATGGGGAGACAGTACGCTACCGGGTACTGGGGGCCATAGCTGCTGCGCGAGCCGGTGCAGTTGCCAGTCTGGTGCGGTCGGTGACACCACATTCGCTCTATACGCCGCATACGGGTAATATGCGTTATGAACAGGGGGTACCGCATATACCACATGCCGCCCTTACCGTAGAAGATGCCGAGCTGCTTCAACGCTTGCAAAATCGGGGGCAGCGTCCCCGACTCTGGCTTTACATGGAAGCGCAGACGCTGCCCGATGTGCCCTCCCGCAACGTCGTTGCTGAACTGGTAGGGCGGGAGCGTCCGGAAGAGATTGTCGTGGTGGGCGGACACATCGACTCCTGGGATGTCGGGCAGGGAGCCATAGACGACGCAGGGGGATGCGTGGCCGCCTGGGAGGCCGTTCGGCTACTGAAGCAGTTGGGCCTGCGACCTCGTCGTACCATTCGGGTGGTACTCTGGACCAACGAAGAGAACGGTCTTC
This genomic interval from Rhodothermus sp. contains the following:
- a CDS encoding FAD-binding oxidoreductase, whose product is MTRSFWQRRHQADRVADVAIVGGGLIGGATAFWLHRLRPHLRLVLLEAKALAEGASGRNAGFILPGASADFLKDCSRYGEARTRRLWQFTRENRHLLLRELDPEAFDWEDSGALIVAGSAQEERRLQEAVAPLRSEGIPVIFLTAAEVNRRLQARGYRGGLYLPEGGCLDPVALVRHLVARSEAIVLTHHPVLALSPCNGGVCLETPYGVVRAGQVLLALNAYLPQLLPETAAYVRPVRAQMLATEPTRPRWVPCPVYSHEGFFYLRQLSDGTLLVGGARHLHLEEEVGYKDETTEALQADLERYLHAYFPQSKGLQVCCRWSGTMGFSPDGLPVVDQIPGLDGSYWVAGFTGHGMGYGFRMGRLLAELLLGHPCPEAYDLFASNGRPTFLPATGP
- a CDS encoding DUF429 domain-containing protein codes for the protein MPSPAPDSLCGLDFGARTAGTTVLAWNGRDGRLHLRACPRLTDADAWLAQLLLSQPPRLIAIDAPLSLPRAYCHPDSEETPDFFFRTADRLAGAMSPLFLGGLTARAITLAHHLQHRGSTVLETYPRLVVQRRLPENLQTRYRRDPPESFAHDLLPLLPHPCAEPPTSWHDVDALLAWWTAWRYTHHQAMSVGDPEEGLIWY
- a CDS encoding M28 family metallopeptidase — translated: MKSVIAMLILLVGSPIQAQLLPDTLWKRYEAVAQRIVAAALADSSAFERLAYLVDTFGPRFSGTPQLERAIDWILESMRQDGLENVRGDTVMVPRWVRGREALELRHPYRKKLAVLGLGGSIATPADGIEAEVLVVRSFDELEARRDEARGRIVVFNVPFTTYGETVRYRVLGAIAAARAGAVASLVRSVTPHSLYTPHTGNMRYEQGVPHIPHAALTVEDAELLQRLQNRGQRPRLWLYMEAQTLPDVPSRNVVAELVGRERPEEIVVVGGHIDSWDVGQGAIDDAGGCVAAWEAVRLLKQLGLRPRRTIRVVLWTNEENGLRGALAYRDRYREELNRHVLAIESDAGVFKPEGFGFSGSPEALAIIRTVARLLRPIGADRIWEGGGGADIAPLMRAGVPGMGLRVDGSRYFWYHHTDADTIDKLDPHALNLCIAALAVMAYVVAELPTPLPRHVENGS
- a CDS encoding MDR family oxidoreductase, with protein sequence MRALVLYHEDNKIQPRIETIPEERLPEGDVLLEVHYSSLNYKDALAVTGKGKIIRGAYPFVPGIDLVGTVLESASPAIKPGQTVIVTGWGIGEAHWGGYATRARVRSEWVIPLPRRLTPLEAMAIGTAGFTAMLSVMALEAHGLIPDQGEVVVTGASGGVGSLAVAILAHLGYDVVASTGKAAAHGLLQALGAARVIDRQELGQGPRRPLDSGRWAAAIDTVGGPTLAALLSQIKRHGSVAACGLAQSHAFTTTVFPFILRGVNLLGIDSNTCPQEQRRRAWHRLTHDLPKDALHRVTRVIPLSEVPKWSEAMLAGKTQGRLVVDVQT